Proteins from one Cryptomeria japonica chromosome 4, Sugi_1.0, whole genome shotgun sequence genomic window:
- the LOC131074017 gene encoding probable xyloglucan endotransglucosylase/hydrolase protein 5, protein MKNWFLSLKRGAKAGYICPLLLLFIYFLSQGECSTFNENYAISWGGDHVKLSNDGQTAQLLMDRVSGSGFASKNQYLFGSFNMKIKLVPGNSAGTVTAYYMSSDSSSHDEVDFEFLGNLQGKDYILQTNVFAGGVGNREQRIRLWFDPSADFHNYSILWNQKQIVFGVDSIPIRVFKNNEGVGVPYLKNQPMKIISTLWNGEDWATDGGKVKIDWSKAPFIASYQAFEVDGCMASAQSCSGHWWEQPEFQGLSQNQLNGLKWVERNYMLYDYCKDKSGRFSSAPPECAINP, encoded by the exons ATGAAGAATTGGTTTTTGAGTTTAAAAAGAGGAGCAAAGGCAGGTTATATCTGTCCATTGCTTCTTCTGTTTATATACTTTTTGTCACAAGGAGAATGTTCCACCTTCAATGAAAACTATGCTATCTCATGGGGAGGTGACCATGTTAAATTGTCAAATGATGGACAGACAGCACAGCTCCTTATGGACAGAGTTTCAG GTTCTGGTTTCGCCTCGAAAAATCAATACTTGTTTGGGAGCTTTAACATGAAAATTAAGCTGGTCCCTGGAAATTCTGCAGGGACAGTAACTGCATATTAT ATGTCCTCAGACTCATCGTCCCATGACGAAGTAGACTTTGAATTCCTTGGAAACCTGCAAGGAAAGGATTACATTCTACAAACCAACGTTTTTGCAGGGGGTGTCGGAAACAGAGAGCAAAGAATTCGTCTCTGGTTTGATCCATCTGCAGACTTCCATAATTATTCAATTCTTTGGAACCAAAAGCAAATAGT ATTTGGTGTGGATTCAATACCCATCCGCGTGTTCAAGAACAATGAAGGAGTTGGGGTGCCATATCTAAAGAATCaacccatgaaaatcatctccACCCTTTGGAATGGGGAAGACTGGGCCACAGATGGAGGAAAAGTGAAAATAGATTGGAGTAAAGCTCCCTTCATTGCATCTTATCAGGCCTTTGAAGTGGATGGGTGTATGGCATCTGCTCAGTCGTGCAGTGGGCACTGGTGGGAGCAACCGGAATTTCAGGGCCTAAGTCAAAACCAACTGAACGGTCTTAAATGGGTGGAAAGAAATTATATGTTATATGACTACTGCAAGGATAAATCAGGAAGGTTTTCCAGTGCTCCGCCTGAATGTGCAATAAACCCCTGA